From the Deltaproteobacteria bacterium genome, the window TGTAGCGTATTTAAGCAGGGACCCTTGATCGTAACATTTGAACTGCTTTTTGAAAGCAGGTTCCCGCTTTTTGATTTCTTTGTTTTTCTCGATATCGAAAACTCGAAAGGGCTTATCCAGATCAGGGATATAGCCGGGAAAATCGGGATGATTTATACTGAGAAGCCAAGGCACGAGCAGAAGAATGGTTTCGCTCTCCTTTGGAGCCAGATGCTGAAAAATGTTCTTTCGAAATTGGTTGTAGGCGAGAAAGACCTTTTTGTTCTGAATCAGTGTTTTGGACAAGGGCATGAAAAACTCCCAAGAGGTGAAAGATATTTGTTACTTTATAACGGCATCCTCTCAAAGTCAATGAATCCGCGACCCGATGAAAAGCCTGACCCCGTCATCGCCTTGCTTTCCCAGCTGATCACGGAACAAAGAAAAGGACATGACATGCCCGCACGACAACCCATGTCAGAATCAAAATGGTCATGATTACCATGAAAAAGGCGAGAAACCGGTGAACGCTTCTTTCCATCCTTCTTTCTTCAATTCCGACCAGATAACCCGCTAAAACACCGGCCAGAAGCCCCCCGCCGTGCGCCCAGTTGTTGATTCCGGGAAACAACAGCCCAAACAAAACGAGCCCCATTGTCCAGGCCATGGCTTGCCGGTATATCATGTCTCCGAAAAAACCACCCCGGCTTTTGCCGTAATAGAGAATGGCGCCGATGAGCCCACAGATATTCGCCGAAGCACCGATGGTCAAATTAATATGCGCAAAATAGGACAACAGGAAACCGGCAACTCCGGAGAAAACATAAATAATGACGAATCGATACAGGCCGTAGATGGAAAGGACAAAGGGTGCAAGTTGCATCAGGGCGAACATGTTGAAAAAAATATGGAGCAGTCCCCCGTGAAGATAAGATGCCGACACAAGTGTCCACCAACTTCCATACCCATCAATGGGCCACGTTCCTGTTGCGCCCATGACCAAGAAACTGCGGGTTGAAGGGGATAACATGGTAAAGGGGTTGAAATTCACCCCCTGGGACGACGGATTGATCAGGAGAGAGAGGACGTACAGCACCACATTTACGGAAATGAGTACCTTTATCGGATCGGCGCCGAAAAAAAGATATAGATTGCTCCGCAGAATTTTCCCCACCCCCGGTTTTCGCAATCCACAATATGGACATTCTGGCTCATCTGCGCTGATGAATTTACGGCAACGGGGACATAGAATTCCGCCTCTTCCCACTGGATTGGGCCCTCCTTCAGAATTGCAGAAATCGCATCATGACCGGAATGGCCGCAAAGGTGCCTAAAGACGTCGTGAGATTAACGAAGGCGATGAGGAGGAGTATCCGGGTGATCTTGTTTCGGAAAAAACCACGGA encodes:
- a CDS encoding rhomboid family intramembrane serine protease is translated as MGRGGILCPRCRKFISADEPECPYCGLRKPGVGKILRSNLYLFFGADPIKVLISVNVVLYVLSLLINPSSQGVNFNPFTMLSPSTRSFLVMGATGTWPIDGYGSWWTLVSASYLHGGLLHIFFNMFALMQLAPFVLSIYGLYRFVIIYVFSGVAGFLLSYFAHINLTIGASANICGLIGAILYYGKSRGGFFGDMIYRQAMAWTMGLVLFGLLFPGINNWAHGGGLLAGVLAGYLVGIEERRMERSVHRFLAFFMVIMTILILTWVVVRACHVLFFVP